DNA sequence from the Butyricimonas faecalis genome:
TGATTTATAAATATGGAAGCATAGAAGGGGTATATCAACATATAGATGAACTGAAAGGCAAACAAAAAGAACGTTTGTTGTGTTGCCGGGATACCGTCTTTTTGTCGAAAGAACTGGTGACGATCAACACGGAAGTCCCCACGGAAGTGAAAGCTGAAGATTTGGTTTTAGGCGAGATTCAAGACGCGGTATTGAAGCCGATCTTTGACGAGTTAGAGCTTTTCTCTCTGGCAAAGCGAGTGTTCACGATAGAACACGAGGAAAATTTGGTAGAAACGATTCACTCGGAAGAAGTCGATTACCGGGAAATCACTACCGTGGCAGAACGGGACGAGTTGCTTCAGCAGCTGAAAAAAGCCCCGGAATACGTGCTGAACGTGATCTTTGGCGACGGAACGATTTATAACTCTTATCCGGACTATCTATGTTTCTCAACAGCCGTAAATACGGCTTGTTATCTGCGATTACCTTCAGCGAAAGATAAAGCGGAGGAAGTGATTCGTCTATTTAAACCTATTCTTGAAGATAAGGATAAAACTTTGATCTCGAATGACGTGAAGGACGATATCATCTGGTTAAGAAGAGCCGGGGTCGAAATCCTAAATAAAATATTTGATGTCAAGATCGCCCACTACGTGCTACAACCGGATAGTTCCCATGAATTGGAACGCATTGCATTGGAAATGCTGAATTATCGCTTGATAAAAGGAGATAATACCGAGAATCCTCAATTATCCCTGTTCCCTGATGAAGATTCCAAGAAAGACAAGGACTTTGCGGAACGTACGGATATCTTATTTCGCTTGAAAGGAAAACTGGAAGAGGCGTTACAGGAAGTCGGGCTTTATAAACTATATGAAGAAATTGAAATGCCCTTGGTATCCGTCCTGGCCGACATGGAATACGAGGGGGTAGCCATTGATAAAGCGGCACTGGATGAGTTATCCGAGGACTTGAAGATAAGAATCGCGGAGACGGAGAAAATTATATTTGAAATGGCCGGCAAAGAATTCAATATCAGCTCCCCCAAACAACTGGGCGAAATTTTGTTCGACCAAATGAATATTGATCCCGGCAACAAGAAAACCAAAACCGGTCAATACAGTACCTCCGAACAGGTATTATCCAAATTGGAAGATGCACACCCGATTGTCGGACATATACTTAATTACCGGGGATTAAAGAAATTGTTGACTACCTATGCGGAGGCTTTACCCACGTACATTGATCCGGCTACCGGAAAAATACACACGCATTTTAACCAAGCGGAAGCCGCTACCGGAAGATTGAGTAGCTTGAATCCGAACTTGCAGAATATACCTATCCGGACGGCCGAAGGTCGTAACATTCGAAAAGCCTTTATCACGGGTGATCCGGATTACGGGTTTTTCTCGGCCGATTATTCGCAGGTAGAGCTGAGATTGATGGCGCATTTAAGTGGCACGCCGGAATTGATCAACGCATTCTTGCGAGGCGAGGATGTGCATGCTGCAACGGCATCCAAGATTTATCACGTGCCCTTGGAAGAGGTGACCCCGGAGATGAGGCGACGAGCGAAAACGGCTAATTTCGGAATTATTTACGGCATTTCGGCTTGGGGATTGGCAGAACGGCTGAAAATATCCCGGAAAGAGGGGAAGGAATTGATTGATGGCTATTTTGCCCTTTATCCCGGAGTGAAACGTTACATGGAGGAATCCGTGGAGAAAGCCCGGAAAAAAGGGTACGTGGAGACGATTATGGGGCGCCGTCGTTATCTGAGAGATATAAATTCCCGGAACGCGGTTGTTCGGGGTGTTGCCGAGCGAAACGCGGTGAACGCTCCTATTCAGGGGTCGGCTGCCGATATTATTAAGAAAGCGATGATATGTATTCATCAAAAATTAAAAGAACGGGGATTACGTTCCAAGATGATCTTGCAGGTGCATGACGAGTTGAATTTCAAATGTCACCACGAAGAAGTCGAGGAATTGAAGAACCTCGTGGTGGATTGCATGGAACATGTCGTAAGCCTCTCCGTACCTTTAACCGTGGGAACCGGCTACGGGAAAAGCTGGTACGAGGCGCACTAATTGTAGAATATAAAGATATTGTTGGGAATGTTGGACGAGCCAATTGATTCAGTTATAACGGATAGTATCGTTCCGGTGCAGGACTCTGCGGAAAGACTGGCCTCATTGTTAAAAGAGGCGGCCTCCTGGAAACCTATGTTGCCTTTTGACACGTTGACAAATCAGGTGGAATTAGTAGAAGGGATTCCTTTGAACGGGGAGAAAATGAACATTGAATTCATTTCCAGTATTCTGATTTACACGGTTATATATCTTGTTTTTATCGCTTTGTTGCGTCTGCGGGGAAGAGGGTTTCTCACGACGGTGTACACCTATTTTTTCAACCGTAAAAGAGGAGCCAGTTTGCAATCGGAAGGCGGGATGCCGAACTACTTTTTTGTTTTTTTGTCCGTTTGTCTTTCCTTCTCGATCTTGTCTATATTGTTGACTTTTTTAATGGATCCTCCCTTTGCATTCTTTCATGCTTTAATCTATTTCCTGATCATTTTCGGTTACTACTTTTTAGTCCTGGGACTTGTGCGACTTTTCGGATGGACATTTAATGGAAGACATTGCGCGTCAGAGATCATCTTGAATCTGCGCACCAGCGCGATCGTATTGGGATTATCGATTTCTCCCTTTGTGCTAGCCTTGTTCTACGTGCAAGCTGTGGCAGTAGATATGTTATTGTATGTCATTTTAGGAATAGGTATCATTATACTGATTTTCAGATTTATAAGATTGATTAAAATATTATATGGATATAGAGTTTCAATTTTGTATATGATTTTGTACCTTTGTGGGCTCGAAATATTGCCGATTCTTGTCTTGTACAAGCTATTGGGATAAGTAAGAGAAGTTAGTGTAATTTTAAAACAGAAAGAGTTGAAAATAAAAAAGATACTAGTTTCGCAGCCAAAGCCGACAACCGAGAAATCTCCGTATTTTGATTTGGCAGAAGAATTTGGATTGAAATTAGAATTCAAATCATTTATAAAGGTAGAAGGTGTCACGGCAAAAGAATTTCGTCAAGAGAGAATAAATATTCTCGATTTTACCGGGATCGTCTTTACCAGTCGTACGGCTATTGACCATTTCTTCCGAATCTGTACCGAAATGAGGGTAACCGTTCCCGACACGATGAAGTATTTCTGTATATCAGAGGCAATTGCTTTCTATCTTCAGAAATATATCGTGTACCGTAAGAGAAAAATTTTCTACGGGGACAAAAAAGTCGAGGATATGACGAAAATTTTGTTGAAGCACAAAACCGAAAACTTCCTGGTACCGGTTTCCGACGTGCATAAAGAAAATATCCCCGCTTTGATGGATGAACTACACCTGAAGTACACGAAATCCATATTTTATAAAACCGTGTCCAGTGATGTAGCCTCCGAAATTCCGGATTTGAAAGAGTATGACATCTTGGCGTTCTACACCCCGGCCGGTATCAAATCGTTGTTCCACAACTACCCGAATTTTGAACAGGGTTCGACGATTATCGCGGCCTTCGGCGAGGCAACAGCCGAGGCGGTGGAAGAGGCAGGCTTGAGGCTTGATATAAAAGCCCCCACGGAAAAAGCCCCTTCGATGACCATGGCGCTGGAACAGTTCATTAAGGTTTACAACAAAGAAAATAAATCAAAATAGGAAAATGGACATCAAACGATGTCCATTTTTTGTATGTTTGCACTCGTATATGGATGAAACGATAAAATACACGTTTTGCAAAGAAGAACGGCTATGCCGGAAAGGGGGATTCGAGGAACTTTTATCCTCGGGCTATAGTTTCGTCTCTTATCCGTTACGCGTGGTTATCCGGTTATACCCGAGGGAAGAGAAAGATTTCCCGGCCCGTATCGCCGTGAGTGTTTCTAAAAGACGTTTCAAACGAGCCGTGAAACGCAACCGGGTAAAACGTTTGATTCGGGAGGCCTATCGTCTGAATAAAAATGTATTATACTCTTCTATCCCGGAGAATAAAACGATGGATATATTGTTTATATATTTGCATGACGAGATTTTTGAATATGGTAAAATCGAAAAAGCGATAACCGGTGCTATTAAAAAAATCAGGAACTATATTGAAAAAGATAGTGGTGGGGATATTACTGATACCCATTAAATTTTATCAGCTATGCATTTCCCCTTGGACACCCCCGAGTTGCCGCTATACACCGACTTGTTCGCAATACGCGGTCGAGGCGTTACGAAAACACGGTCCGGTAAAAGGATTATACCTCGCCATAAAACGGATATGTTCCTGTCACCCGTGGGGTGGTTCGGGCTACGATCCGGTACCTTGAAATTTGTTATTTTGTTGGATATATACTATTTTCGCTAGATTGTTATTAAAATAAGATTATGAGAAAAAATACACGTGTAATTATCTTCATTTCGGGAGTCTTGATACTGGCTTTCGGGATGCTTGGCTTGAAAGAAGACAATAAAAGGTTCCAGATTAGTAAAGGATTGGATATTTTTGCCACGCTTTTCCGAGACGTGAATCTTTTTTACGTGGATGACGTGCAGCCGGAGAAAATGGTGCAGGACGGGATTGATGCCATGTTGAAAAAACTGGACCCTTACACGGTTTATTACCCGGAAACGAAGCTGGACGAATTCAAGATGATGACGACGGGCGAATACGCCGGGATCGGTTCCGTGATCGGCATGAAGGATGATTACGTGGTGATCCGCGAGCCCTACAAGGGATCTCCTTCATACAAGGCCGGACTGCTTCCGGGCGACTTGATCTTGTCTATTGACGGGGAAAACATGAAGGGAAAGAATGTCGAGTACGTGAGTTCCCGCCTGAAAGGACAACCCGGTAAGGAAGTGGTGCTTAAACTGCAACGCGTCGGGGAAGAAAAACCGCTGGAAAAACGGGTTCTTCGGGAAGTGGTACAGGTTCCCAGTGTTCCTTATTACGGGATGTTGAACAACGAAATCGGGTATATCTATTTTACCGGTTTCACGGATAAGGCTGCCGATGATGTAAGACGTGCGATCATGGATTTGAAAAACCGGGGAGCGCAATCCCTTGTCCTCGATCTTCGCGGTAACGGGGGCGGATTGTTGGATCAGGCGGTAGAGATTGCCAATTTCTTCCTGCCGAAAGGCTCCTTGATCGTGAGCACGAAAGGAAAGATGAAACAATGGGATAAAGAGTATTTCACGACGAGAAACCCCTTGTTGCCGGATATGAAACTGGCCGTGTTGATCGACCGGGCTTCGGCCTCTGCTTCGGAGATCCTTTCCGGTTCTTTGCAGGATTATGACCGGGCGGTTGTGATCGGCGAACGTTCATTCGGCAAGGGATTGGTGCAAACCACCCGTGATTTGGTTTACAACACGAAATTAAAAGTGACCACGGCGAAATATTATATTCCGAGTGGACGCTGTATTCAAGCGGTGGATTATTCTCATCGTAACCCGGATGGTAGCGTGGGCACGATTCCCGATTCTTTGATGAAACCCTTTAAAACGAAGGCCGGGCGAATCGTGTATGACGGTGGTGGCATCACGCCGGACGTGAAAATCGAGCCGGAAAAGTACGCTAAAGTAACCCAGGAACTGGTGTTGCAGGATATGATCTTTGATTTTGTTAACGAATACGCGGCAACTCATCCCACGATCGCGGCTCCTTCTGAATTTGTTTTGTCGGATGAATTGTTCAACGAGTTCAAGGAATACTTGAAAAAGCGTAAGTTTGAATACGAAACAGCCTCTCAACTTGTTTTGGAAAGATTGGAGAAAACCACTCAGGATGAGAAATACTATGATCAGGTTTCAGGTCTGGTCGAACAATTGAAAAATAGTCTTGGCCATTCCATCGATCGGGATTTGGATGTTTTCAAGAATGAAATTTCCGATATATTATCCGATCAGTTGATGGAACGTTATTATATGCAAGAGGGTGTGATAGAGTATCATGTCCGTAATGACAAGGATATAGCCAAAGCGTTGGAGGTCTTATCGAACAACGAGGAGTATCAAAAAATATTGAAGTAGCATGAAAAAACAGATAGTAGTTTTTTGAAATTCCAAAAAACTACTATCTTTGCATCGCAATAAAACAATTGCCCTATTGTGTAATGGTAGCACTACAGATTCTGGTTCTGTCTGTCTGGGTTCGAATCCTAGTGGGGCAACAACATAAAGAAAACCCTTATAGTTGGAAAACTGTGAGGGTTTTCTTTTTGAATGAAATTTGTTGATTATCAGTGCCGTTACTTCTCTTTTCTATTTTGTTTGAATGATTTGTGATATTAGGATTAAGGGATAATTTGAGGCATAAGAGGTATCATAAAAGGTATCATTTCCCAGTTTTGACAATAAATTTAGGTATCATATTAATGTATTTATTGTTAATGTTTTACAAATAAATATTATGATAATGATCCAGATGGCCTCATTTTTTTCATGTATGTTTGGAAGGAGTAAGTAAGGTTTGTACTTGTTTGTGCTAAGGTTTATTTTTAATTTGTAGTTAATAGGTAATGACTAACGGATTACTACCAAATGTAGTATTTTCATTACATTTTATAAATACTTTATGAACCTTATTATATATAAGGTTCATATAAGGTTTCTATAAGGTATCTATAAGGTTCATGACGGTAGTGATCCGGTAGTATTCAGTTCATGACAATATACTTGTAATTAAATTGCTTGTTATATAAGCATTGATTTTCATGTAGTTACGATTCTGCTATGTTTGAAATTTCTCTTTTTTGAAGAAACTATTTTTTATTTTTTGGATTTCGCCATCACATTTCTGAATTCTAGAGGTGAAATGCCGGCCCATCTTTTGAAAAACTTACTGAAAGAGGCTTGGTCAGAGAATTGCAACTCGGAGGCAATCTGCTGAATGGAAAATTCGGATAGCGCGAGAAGGTTGCGCGCCTCGCTGTATAACATCTCGTAAATGAAATTGTTCACGGAGCGGCCGGTTTGTGATTTGATGATGGAGGTCAGGTACTGGGGCGTGATATTCATTTCCCGGGCGTAAAAAGGAACGGAATGTTCCGTTTTATAATGGAGCATGAGCAACGTGATAAACTTCCGTAATATATAGGCATATCGGGTTTGTGGAACACCTTCGGTTGTTTCATCTATTTCTTTATTATCCAAGATGTTGTCGATTTCCAGATAGTAACGAATCAGGGCGTTCTGGATCATTTCCAACTGATAGGAATGTTCCGTTCGGGAGAGTTGAATCCGGAGGTCTTCCATGCTGGTGGTTAGCAGGAGTTTTTCTTCCTCGGAGATTTGCACGATGGGGTAATGGTACATGTTCATCCTGCGGGCAATGCGGTGTTGGATGTTGAGAATAGGCAGGCGGTCGATAAAATTCTTGTGCGAACAGAGGCACAGGCATTGAAAATCATCGCTTACTTGGTGAAAATTCGTGAGGTGCAGCGGGGATAGGATGCACAGGGAATGGGCGTCAAGCGGGTATTCCGCGCTATCGACCAAAAGCGTGGCTCTTCCCGATAACACCAGGATGTAGGAAAAAGCATTCAGGTAAACGGATTTGTTTTCGAACAGGAGAAATTTAGTGCCGGTGTCGGAGGTGAACACGGCAATTTCTCCCTTGTAGGAAGCGCTTTTTCTGAAAGCCGCGATTTCTTGAATGTTGACAATGTTGTAAGGCTCCATGCTGGGGGTTATCTTATGATGATGGAGCGAAGTTTATGTAATGTTTTTTGTGTCATGATTTTTTGGTTCAAAAAGCTGACCAGGTAGCCCGTTATGCAGGCCGCGATGATGGAACCTTCCCGCACGCCTTCTACGCGTTGGCTCAAGATGAGGGAAAGGATGACGGCCGACGTGACCAGGGTAACATCGAAGTACACTTTGAATTTTCCGAATTCCTTGTTACAGTTGCGGGAGGCGTATTTCACGAATCCTTCGGCACTCATCATGGCCACGCGGGGTTTTATTTCGAGAACAACTCCGATGGATTGCACGAGGCAGCCGACGAGTAGCAAGGCAATGGACATCCCGTAGTTCGAGGGGTGTAAGTCATTTGTCAAGAGCATATTCAGGTCGATAAATACCGAGAATATGAAGGAAAAGGGAAGCTGAAGTAGTATTTCGATGATGTCCCGTTTGCTTTTATTGTTCCGGATCAGCCAGAATTGTCCGATGATTAATAGCGTATTGATGATGAACGTGCAGGTTCCCAAGGATAGAGAGCTGTTCAGGCTCAACACGTAGTTTACACTGGATATAGGCGTGGTGCCTAGAGCCGAACGGACAATCAACACGACTCCCGCGGCTAGAAAATACAAGCCGATAACGAATACTAAATATTTTTTTGAAAGTTCCTTCATGGTTAATTTCTCCTTTGTAAAAAAACATGCAAAGGTACTATTTTTTGATGAGAATAGGAATAATGGCAAACGGGTTGTTTCAAATAAAACAAATTCTCTCGGTTTTCGAACATCCGATTGTTGGGGCTTTTTTAGGAATTTTGCGGCGTCTTAAAGAAAGAAAAAGCAGGATGAATAGGAAGAAATTTGTGACAGGACTATTGTGTATGGCCGGTCTGTTACCGGTTTGCGCGCAACAAAGGGTTTTGAGCGTGGAGGAGATGTTTCGTTTGGCCGACACGAATAGTCGGAGTATTCGCTCGCATCGTCTCGCTGTTGATGAAACAAGGCAGGGAACGAAAACGGCTAAAAGTGATAAGTTGCCTTCTATCGAGGCAAATTTGTCGTTCAGTTATATCGGGAACGGCTGGATGACGGATCGGGATTTTTCGGACGGGCAGAAGGCCTCTATGCCGCATTACGGGAATAGTTTCGCGATTAAAGCGACACAGGTGGTGTATGCCGGGGGAGCTATCAATCGTGGTGTCCGGTTGAGCGAGTTGCGG
Encoded proteins:
- a CDS encoding S41 family peptidase; its protein translation is MRKNTRVIIFISGVLILAFGMLGLKEDNKRFQISKGLDIFATLFRDVNLFYVDDVQPEKMVQDGIDAMLKKLDPYTVYYPETKLDEFKMMTTGEYAGIGSVIGMKDDYVVIREPYKGSPSYKAGLLPGDLILSIDGENMKGKNVEYVSSRLKGQPGKEVVLKLQRVGEEKPLEKRVLREVVQVPSVPYYGMLNNEIGYIYFTGFTDKAADDVRRAIMDLKNRGAQSLVLDLRGNGGGLLDQAVEIANFFLPKGSLIVSTKGKMKQWDKEYFTTRNPLLPDMKLAVLIDRASASASEILSGSLQDYDRAVVIGERSFGKGLVQTTRDLVYNTKLKVTTAKYYIPSGRCIQAVDYSHRNPDGSVGTIPDSLMKPFKTKAGRIVYDGGGITPDVKIEPEKYAKVTQELVLQDMIFDFVNEYAATHPTIAAPSEFVLSDELFNEFKEYLKKRKFEYETASQLVLERLEKTTQDEKYYDQVSGLVEQLKNSLGHSIDRDLDVFKNEISDILSDQLMERYYMQEGVIEYHVRNDKDIAKALEVLSNNEEYQKILK
- a CDS encoding uroporphyrinogen-III synthase, which gives rise to MKIKKILVSQPKPTTEKSPYFDLAEEFGLKLEFKSFIKVEGVTAKEFRQERINILDFTGIVFTSRTAIDHFFRICTEMRVTVPDTMKYFCISEAIAFYLQKYIVYRKRKIFYGDKKVEDMTKILLKHKTENFLVPVSDVHKENIPALMDELHLKYTKSIFYKTVSSDVASEIPDLKEYDILAFYTPAGIKSLFHNYPNFEQGSTIIAAFGEATAEAVEEAGLRLDIKAPTEKAPSMTMALEQFIKVYNKENKSK
- the polA gene encoding DNA polymerase I, with amino-acid sequence MTNEEKKLYLLDAYALIYRSYYAFINNPRITTTGINTSATFGFFNFLLELLELEKPTHLAVVFDPEGPTFRHEMYPPYKAQRPPMPEDLKKSVPYIKRIIEGLGIKSIVVSGFEADDVIGTLAKRGEKEGFQVYMITPDKDYAQLVSERVFMYKPGRAGNKSEVWGIPEVLDHFGIERVEQVIDILGLMGDTADNVPGCDGVGPKSAATLIYKYGSIEGVYQHIDELKGKQKERLLCCRDTVFLSKELVTINTEVPTEVKAEDLVLGEIQDAVLKPIFDELELFSLAKRVFTIEHEENLVETIHSEEVDYREITTVAERDELLQQLKKAPEYVLNVIFGDGTIYNSYPDYLCFSTAVNTACYLRLPSAKDKAEEVIRLFKPILEDKDKTLISNDVKDDIIWLRRAGVEILNKIFDVKIAHYVLQPDSSHELERIALEMLNYRLIKGDNTENPQLSLFPDEDSKKDKDFAERTDILFRLKGKLEEALQEVGLYKLYEEIEMPLVSVLADMEYEGVAIDKAALDELSEDLKIRIAETEKIIFEMAGKEFNISSPKQLGEILFDQMNIDPGNKKTKTGQYSTSEQVLSKLEDAHPIVGHILNYRGLKKLLTTYAEALPTYIDPATGKIHTHFNQAEAATGRLSSLNPNLQNIPIRTAEGRNIRKAFITGDPDYGFFSADYSQVELRLMAHLSGTPELINAFLRGEDVHAATASKIYHVPLEEVTPEMRRRAKTANFGIIYGISAWGLAERLKISRKEGKELIDGYFALYPGVKRYMEESVEKARKKGYVETIMGRRRYLRDINSRNAVVRGVAERNAVNAPIQGSAADIIKKAMICIHQKLKERGLRSKMILQVHDELNFKCHHEEVEELKNLVVDCMEHVVSLSVPLTVGTGYGKSWYEAH
- a CDS encoding DUF4271 domain-containing protein: MLDEPIDSVITDSIVPVQDSAERLASLLKEAASWKPMLPFDTLTNQVELVEGIPLNGEKMNIEFISSILIYTVIYLVFIALLRLRGRGFLTTVYTYFFNRKRGASLQSEGGMPNYFFVFLSVCLSFSILSILLTFLMDPPFAFFHALIYFLIIFGYYFLVLGLVRLFGWTFNGRHCASEIILNLRTSAIVLGLSISPFVLALFYVQAVAVDMLLYVILGIGIIILIFRFIRLIKILYGYRVSILYMILYLCGLEILPILVLYKLLG
- a CDS encoding helix-turn-helix domain-containing protein; amino-acid sequence: MEPYNIVNIQEIAAFRKSASYKGEIAVFTSDTGTKFLLFENKSVYLNAFSYILVLSGRATLLVDSAEYPLDAHSLCILSPLHLTNFHQVSDDFQCLCLCSHKNFIDRLPILNIQHRIARRMNMYHYPIVQISEEEKLLLTTSMEDLRIQLSRTEHSYQLEMIQNALIRYYLEIDNILDNKEIDETTEGVPQTRYAYILRKFITLLMLHYKTEHSVPFYAREMNITPQYLTSIIKSQTGRSVNNFIYEMLYSEARNLLALSEFSIQQIASELQFSDQASFSKFFKRWAGISPLEFRNVMAKSKK
- the yidD gene encoding membrane protein insertion efficiency factor YidD, producing MKKIVVGILLIPIKFYQLCISPWTPPSCRYTPTCSQYAVEALRKHGPVKGLYLAIKRICSCHPWGGSGYDPVP
- the rnpA gene encoding ribonuclease P protein component produces the protein MDIKRCPFFVCLHSYMDETIKYTFCKEERLCRKGGFEELLSSGYSFVSYPLRVVIRLYPREEKDFPARIAVSVSKRRFKRAVKRNRVKRLIREAYRLNKNVLYSSIPENKTMDILFIYLHDEIFEYGKIEKAITGAIKKIRNYIEKDSGGDITDTH
- a CDS encoding YczE/YyaS/YitT family protein; its protein translation is MKELSKKYLVFVIGLYFLAAGVVLIVRSALGTTPISSVNYVLSLNSSLSLGTCTFIINTLLIIGQFWLIRNNKSKRDIIEILLQLPFSFIFSVFIDLNMLLTNDLHPSNYGMSIALLLVGCLVQSIGVVLEIKPRVAMMSAEGFVKYASRNCNKEFGKFKVYFDVTLVTSAVILSLILSQRVEGVREGSIIAACITGYLVSFLNQKIMTQKTLHKLRSIIIR